One genomic window of Polyangium aurulentum includes the following:
- a CDS encoding type I restriction endonuclease subunit R: protein MERHRGTESDFELTTIDRLEGAGFIWCHGSEVAREDVGEVVLKPRLRESLAQRYPDLPAATLEEAVAKLSRPEGVDPLRRNLAFHQLFTRGFEVRVEHPNGRIEHRHIHALDWETPEGNEFLVVNQLAIRGKNDRRPDVLVYVNGLPLVLFELKNPYSDAPTVDDALNQVQHYIHDIPQLFEFNAVTVVSDGVHTLHGMWTASDEWYAPWKSIDGRNVVPATTSSMKALIEGLFSKERLLSYVRDFIAFEEANEKLTKKGAKYHQFFAVRLAAEKTRHTFLAGKDKRIGVIWHTTGSGKSLSMAFLVGILRRMPELENPSFVIQVDRNDLDNQLHDQFVAVRSLVGPVQHADSVDELRSLLRTEGGEVIFTTIEKFRLREGETSHQELSPRSNIIVIADEAHRSQYGFLQGYARYLNEALPNARRLGFTGTPVSFSGADTEEVFGEIIHTYDIKQSQEDKATVPIYYTPRMVKLHLGRGDVDGALKELTSKFEGLAQADIERRKGRWTDLAAAAGTDDRVTELAADLLAHFLDRTATLEGKALVVAMTRTNCVRLYNALRALPNCPEIKIVMTGSLGEDPKEWSEAGHLTTKKQREAIKKRMIDPADPLKMVIVCDMWLTGTDIPCLHTLYIDKPMRGHNMIQAISRVNRVFRDKPHGLIVDYIGIGDELREATDRYAKGGGKGDPAPNVDEKARPLFFECLETARKLLPAAQAAQAPNWRRLSRIELEDLYAFVYGYLADDGERRDEFLQAELRLTTAFLLVKHLDDCRGHADEVIFFQRVRKQLSKATPGRKPKRDLEAAVRDLVDDAVESEGVVDIFKSAGIERADVSILDDKFLQTFKDGKHENLRLRLLEKLLLDEIQRRQKRNLAKAKSFRELLERTLQRYHSRIIDAATVVQEMIKMRQEMDAGDARAKALGLAEDELAFYDAVSDNYETVYDQPFLRDLVHDVVQTIKKNLKVDWTAPHRDDIRSAIRAAVKRVLRRKNVKSDDFEPFIDKFMAQAEALYAEWPLAA from the coding sequence ATGGAGCGCCATCGCGGAACGGAATCCGACTTCGAGCTGACCACGATCGACCGACTGGAGGGGGCCGGCTTCATTTGGTGCCACGGCTCCGAGGTGGCGCGCGAGGACGTCGGCGAGGTTGTCCTCAAGCCTCGGCTCCGCGAGAGCTTGGCGCAACGATACCCCGACCTTCCGGCCGCGACGCTCGAAGAGGCGGTCGCAAAGCTGAGCCGACCCGAAGGCGTCGACCCACTACGCCGAAACCTCGCGTTTCACCAGCTCTTCACGCGAGGTTTCGAGGTGCGCGTGGAGCACCCAAACGGGCGGATCGAGCACCGACACATCCACGCACTCGACTGGGAGACCCCCGAGGGGAACGAGTTCCTCGTTGTGAATCAGCTAGCGATCCGAGGAAAGAATGACCGCCGCCCCGACGTGCTTGTCTACGTCAACGGTCTGCCCCTCGTCCTCTTCGAACTCAAGAACCCCTATTCCGACGCTCCGACGGTCGACGACGCGCTGAACCAGGTTCAGCATTACATCCACGACATCCCGCAGCTCTTCGAGTTCAATGCTGTCACCGTAGTGAGCGACGGCGTGCACACGCTGCACGGCATGTGGACTGCGAGTGATGAGTGGTATGCGCCGTGGAAGTCCATCGATGGGCGCAACGTCGTGCCGGCAACGACGAGCTCCATGAAGGCGCTCATCGAAGGGTTGTTCTCGAAGGAGCGGCTACTCTCGTACGTCCGCGACTTCATTGCATTTGAGGAGGCAAACGAGAAGCTGACGAAGAAGGGCGCAAAGTACCACCAGTTCTTCGCCGTCCGCCTCGCCGCTGAGAAGACCCGACACACTTTCCTTGCGGGGAAGGATAAACGCATTGGTGTAATATGGCACACGACCGGATCCGGCAAGTCGCTCTCGATGGCTTTCCTCGTCGGCATCCTCCGCCGCATGCCGGAGCTCGAGAACCCGTCGTTCGTGATCCAGGTCGACCGGAACGACCTCGACAATCAGCTCCACGACCAGTTCGTTGCGGTCCGCTCGCTTGTCGGCCCCGTTCAGCACGCCGACAGCGTCGACGAGCTGCGCTCGCTCCTGCGCACGGAAGGCGGAGAGGTCATCTTCACCACGATCGAAAAGTTCCGGCTTCGCGAAGGAGAAACCTCGCACCAGGAGCTCTCGCCGCGGTCGAATATTATCGTCATTGCCGATGAAGCTCACCGATCACAGTACGGCTTTCTCCAGGGATACGCCCGCTACCTGAACGAAGCGCTCCCCAACGCACGCCGCCTCGGGTTCACGGGAACGCCGGTGAGCTTCAGCGGGGCAGACACCGAGGAGGTGTTCGGGGAGATCATCCATACCTACGACATCAAGCAGTCGCAGGAAGACAAGGCGACGGTCCCCATCTACTACACGCCCCGCATGGTGAAGCTGCATCTCGGCCGCGGCGACGTGGACGGCGCGTTGAAGGAGCTCACCTCGAAGTTCGAGGGCCTCGCCCAAGCCGACATCGAACGTCGTAAAGGCCGCTGGACTGATCTCGCAGCAGCGGCGGGCACGGATGACCGCGTGACGGAGTTGGCAGCCGACCTGCTTGCCCACTTCCTCGACCGCACCGCTACGCTCGAAGGCAAGGCGCTCGTTGTGGCGATGACGCGGACAAACTGCGTCCGCCTGTACAATGCCCTCCGTGCACTGCCGAACTGCCCAGAGATCAAGATCGTGATGACCGGCAGCCTCGGCGAGGATCCCAAGGAATGGAGTGAAGCTGGGCACCTCACGACGAAGAAACAGCGCGAGGCCATCAAGAAGCGGATGATTGATCCCGCCGACCCCCTGAAGATGGTCATCGTCTGCGACATGTGGCTTACCGGGACGGACATTCCCTGCCTGCACACGCTCTACATCGACAAGCCGATGCGCGGGCACAACATGATCCAGGCGATCTCTCGCGTGAACCGCGTGTTCCGCGACAAGCCCCACGGGCTCATCGTCGACTATATCGGAATCGGCGACGAGCTCCGCGAGGCCACAGACCGCTACGCCAAGGGCGGCGGCAAGGGCGATCCCGCGCCCAACGTCGATGAGAAGGCTCGACCGCTCTTCTTCGAGTGCCTCGAGACGGCGCGAAAGTTGCTGCCCGCCGCGCAAGCAGCGCAGGCCCCAAACTGGCGAAGGCTCTCACGCATCGAGCTGGAGGACCTCTACGCATTCGTCTACGGCTATCTCGCCGACGACGGCGAGCGCCGTGACGAGTTCCTGCAAGCCGAGCTGCGCTTGACGACGGCATTCCTGCTCGTGAAGCACCTGGACGATTGCCGAGGACACGCCGACGAAGTCATCTTCTTCCAGCGCGTGCGAAAGCAGCTCTCGAAGGCGACTCCGGGCCGCAAGCCCAAGCGGGACCTCGAGGCCGCCGTTCGCGACCTCGTGGACGATGCCGTGGAGTCGGAAGGCGTCGTCGACATCTTCAAGTCGGCCGGCATCGAGAGGGCAGACGTCTCCATCCTCGACGACAAGTTCCTTCAGACTTTCAAGGACGGGAAGCACGAGAACCTGAGGCTGAGGCTACTCGAAAAGCTCCTCCTCGACGAGATCCAGCGGCGACAGAAGCGAAACCTCGCCAAGGCAAAGTCCTTCCGCGAGCTGCTGGAACGAACACTCCAGCGCTATCACAGCCGCATCATCGATGCCGCCACCGTGGTCCAGGAGATGATCAAGATGCGGCAGGAGATGGATGCCGGCGACGCACGCGCGAAGGCCCTCGGGCTCGCCGAGGACGAGTTGGCCTTCTACGACGCCGTCTCGGACAACTACGAGACGGTCTACGATCAGCCGTTCCTCCGCGACCTCGTTCACGACGTCGTGCAGACCATCAAGAAGAACCTGAAGGTCGACTGGACCGCGCCCCACCGGGACGACATCAGGTCGGCTATCCGGGCAGCCGTGAAGCGGGTGCTTCGCCGGAAGAACGTGAAGAGCGACGACTTCGAGCCCTTCATCGATAAGTTCATGGCCCAGGCCGAAGCGCTCTACGCGGAGTGGCCGCTGGCGGCCTGA
- a CDS encoding SpoIID/LytB domain-containing protein has translation MLRALYVEPVTARALKWGDVEAVAEALRWRGWVPLPAEALWEQKRENARRLREPVWIPVAHEELEELPERVLTVEGWLQFEEEYLPRVCAGEHLNAHPEAKAALVIAARTFVLRAMRDHPMLGRTVPIKNGESFQVFARSASPECVAAAARTRGIVLRYGGRLILANHVAGARWREDGSRGVDPTNTERWVTYNQGRSGVDVIPTGLALKAHPGNRGCLSQNGAHWLAGHGWEYAGILRFFYGEDVEFAQLGGGAGLGGGLVALAALAVIGLAVAGP, from the coding sequence GTGCTGCGCGCGCTCTATGTTGAGCCTGTGACTGCGAGAGCGCTCAAGTGGGGCGACGTGGAGGCCGTGGCCGAGGCGCTACGATGGCGGGGGTGGGTGCCGCTTCCTGCGGAGGCGCTCTGGGAGCAAAAGCGCGAGAACGCGCGTCGGTTGCGCGAGCCGGTGTGGATCCCGGTCGCGCACGAGGAGCTCGAGGAGCTACCCGAGCGCGTTCTAACGGTGGAGGGATGGTTGCAGTTCGAGGAGGAGTATCTGCCACGCGTTTGCGCGGGCGAGCATCTGAACGCGCATCCCGAGGCGAAGGCGGCGCTCGTGATTGCTGCGAGGACGTTTGTGCTCCGCGCGATGCGGGATCATCCGATGCTCGGGAGGACGGTGCCGATCAAGAACGGGGAGAGCTTCCAGGTGTTCGCGCGTAGCGCGAGTCCGGAGTGTGTTGCGGCGGCGGCGCGGACGAGGGGGATCGTGCTGCGGTATGGGGGGAGGCTGATTCTGGCAAACCATGTCGCGGGGGCGCGGTGGAGGGAGGATGGTTCGCGGGGGGTGGATCCAACGAATACGGAGCGGTGGGTCACGTACAACCAGGGGCGGAGTGGGGTGGATGTGATTCCGACGGGGCTTGCGCTGAAGGCGCATCCAGGGAATCGGGGGTGCCTGAGCCAGAACGGGGCGCACTGGCTCGCGGGGCATGGGTGGGAGTACGCGGGGATCTTGCGGTTCTTCTACGGGGAGGACGTCGAGTTCGCGCAGCTCGGCGGAGGCGCGGGGCTAGGCGGCGGGCTCGTGGCGCTCGCGGCGCTCGCGGTGATCGGCCTTGCCGTGGCCGGGCCGTAG